A single window of Desulfuromonas sp. TF DNA harbors:
- the rpmD gene encoding 50S ribosomal protein L30 produces the protein MAGQIKVTLKKSGIGRNEYFTRVLKGLRLTRLNKTVVLPDTPEIRGMVRKVAHMVSVED, from the coding sequence ATGGCCGGACAAATCAAGGTTACACTGAAGAAAAGCGGCATCGGCCGCAATGAATATTTTACCCGGGTGCTCAAAGGCTTGCGCCTGACCAGGCTCAACAAGACCGTGGTTCTTCCGGACACTCCGGAGATTCGCGGGATGGTGCGCAAAGTTGCCCATATGGTTTCAGTCGAGGACTGA
- the rplO gene encoding 50S ribosomal protein L15 yields MDLSNLKPAIGSTKNRKRIGRGAGSGTGKTAGKGHKGQNARSGGGIKAGFEGGQMPLQRRLPKRGFTSLNKKVYALVNLHDLELFEAGSVVDMAALGQAGLVKKVGDGIKILGDGELTKALTVKAHKFSKSAQERIEAAGGKAEVI; encoded by the coding sequence ATGGATCTGAGCAATTTAAAACCGGCAATCGGTTCGACCAAAAACAGAAAGCGCATCGGTCGCGGCGCTGGCTCCGGCACCGGCAAGACCGCCGGCAAGGGGCATAAAGGTCAGAACGCCCGAAGCGGCGGCGGCATCAAAGCCGGCTTCGAAGGCGGCCAGATGCCCCTGCAGCGACGTCTGCCCAAGCGTGGGTTCACCTCTCTCAACAAGAAAGTCTATGCCTTGGTCAACCTGCACGACCTTGAACTGTTCGAAGCCGGCAGTGTCGTCGATATGGCGGCTCTCGGGCAGGCTGGGCTGGTCAAGAAGGTGGGCGACGGCATCAAGATTCTGGGTGACGGCGAACTCACCAAGGCCCTGACGGTCAAAGCCCATAAATTCAGCAAGTCGGCCCAGGAACGCATTGAGGCGGCCGGCGGTAAAGCCGAGGTCATCTAA
- the secY gene encoding preprotein translocase subunit SecY: protein MFASIQNIFNIPELRRRILFTLGMLAVYRVGCHIPTPGVDAQVLAKFFEGTQGTLLGLVSAFTGGALERMTVFALGIMPYISASIILQLLTVVFEPVERMAKEGEQGRKTITKWTRYGTIVLAVIQGAGIAVGLQTMRGPAGELVVPDQGFGFIILTVITLTAGTAFIMWLGEQITERGIGNGISLIIFAGIVAMVPSALVNSIRLLQTGALSPVVMLFILLLMVAVIAAIIFMERGQRRVPIHYAKRVVGMRNYGGQTSHLPLKINMSGVIPPIFASSIIMFPATVANLVDIPWVQTVASMMVPTHWLYNVFFVAFIVFFCYFYTAITFNPVDVADNVKKQGGYIPGIRPGKATAEYLDTVLSRLTFAGAIYVSLVCVLPTIMIGQFNVPFYFGGTSLLIVVGVGLDTASQIEAHLISRSYEGFMQGVTLKGRHG from the coding sequence GTGTTTGCGAGCATCCAGAATATCTTCAATATCCCTGAACTGCGTCGCCGAATCCTCTTCACGCTCGGTATGCTCGCAGTTTATCGGGTCGGCTGTCACATCCCGACTCCCGGTGTCGACGCTCAGGTCCTAGCCAAGTTTTTCGAGGGGACCCAAGGGACCCTGCTCGGTCTGGTCAGCGCCTTTACGGGCGGTGCTCTTGAGCGCATGACGGTGTTTGCCCTGGGGATCATGCCGTACATCAGCGCCTCCATTATCCTGCAGCTGCTGACCGTGGTTTTCGAGCCGGTCGAGCGTATGGCGAAGGAGGGCGAACAGGGGCGCAAGACGATCACCAAATGGACCCGCTATGGCACCATTGTGCTGGCGGTCATTCAGGGCGCCGGCATTGCCGTCGGACTTCAGACCATGCGTGGTCCCGCCGGTGAACTGGTCGTTCCGGACCAGGGATTCGGATTCATTATTCTGACCGTGATCACTCTTACCGCCGGAACCGCATTCATCATGTGGCTGGGAGAGCAGATCACCGAGCGCGGAATAGGCAACGGCATTTCCCTGATCATTTTTGCCGGTATCGTCGCCATGGTTCCGTCGGCCCTGGTCAATTCGATTCGCCTGCTGCAGACCGGCGCTCTGTCTCCGGTGGTGATGCTCTTCATCCTTCTACTCATGGTCGCGGTTATCGCCGCCATCATTTTTATGGAGCGGGGTCAACGACGGGTTCCAATTCACTATGCCAAGCGGGTTGTAGGGATGCGCAACTACGGCGGGCAGACCAGCCACCTTCCTCTCAAGATCAATATGAGTGGGGTTATCCCGCCGATCTTCGCCAGTTCCATCATCATGTTCCCTGCGACGGTGGCCAATCTGGTCGATATCCCATGGGTTCAGACGGTAGCCTCCATGATGGTACCCACCCATTGGCTGTACAACGTTTTTTTCGTTGCATTTATCGTCTTCTTCTGCTACTTCTACACGGCTATCACCTTCAACCCTGTCGATGTTGCAGATAATGTCAAAAAGCAGGGTGGGTATATTCCTGGGATCCGTCCGGGCAAGGCAACGGCCGAGTACCTCGATACCGTCCTCAGTCGCCTCACTTTTGCCGGGGCCATCTACGTATCTCTCGTCTGCGTGTTGCCTACGATCATGATCGGTCAGTTCAATGTCCCGTTTTATTTCGGCGGGACATCGTTGCTCATTGTGGTTGGGGTAGGCCTCGATACCGCTTCACAAATCGAAGCACACCTGATTTCCCGTTCGTACGAGGGATTCATGCAAGGCGTCACCCTCAAGGGTCGTCACGGATAG
- a CDS encoding adenylate kinase produces MKLILLGPPGAGKGTQAKMLTERFDIPQISTGDILRAAVKDRTPMGVKAKSFMDAGGLVPDDVVIGIVRERLQNQDCAAGFILDGFPRTVAQADALKETLHSLGKDLDAVISLEVDTEALVERLTGRRTCRECGQGYHVKFDPPREAGRCDACGGELFQRDDDSEETIRKRLEVYHAQTSPLAAYYRNEDLLLPVDGMQEIGTVQEKILSHLQAA; encoded by the coding sequence ATGAAACTCATTCTCCTTGGCCCTCCCGGCGCTGGAAAGGGTACTCAGGCGAAGATGCTGACCGAGCGATTCGATATTCCGCAGATCTCAACCGGTGATATTCTGCGAGCTGCGGTCAAGGATCGGACTCCCATGGGAGTCAAAGCCAAGTCCTTTATGGATGCGGGGGGGCTGGTTCCGGATGACGTCGTTATCGGGATCGTTCGGGAACGTCTGCAGAATCAGGACTGCGCCGCAGGGTTCATTCTCGACGGCTTTCCCCGGACCGTTGCCCAAGCCGATGCTCTCAAGGAAACTCTTCACTCCCTGGGCAAGGATCTGGACGCGGTGATTTCCCTTGAGGTCGATACCGAGGCTCTGGTGGAGCGCCTTACTGGGCGGCGCACCTGCCGGGAATGCGGCCAGGGGTACCATGTAAAGTTCGATCCTCCCCGGGAAGCAGGACGATGTGACGCTTGTGGCGGCGAACTGTTTCAGCGAGATGATGACAGCGAAGAGACGATCCGCAAACGGCTAGAAGTCTATCATGCCCAGACCTCGCCGCTGGCCGCGTACTATCGCAATGAAGATCTCCTCCTTCCCGTTGACGGTATGCAGGAGATCGGTACGGTCCAGGAGAAAATCCTGAGCCATCTTCAGGCCGCTTGA
- the map gene encoding type I methionyl aminopeptidase: protein MIVLKSRAEIEQMRVAGRMVAEILQLLREKVAPGVTTGELDRLAESECRKRKAQPAFKGYGGFPFTICASPNEQVVHGFADEMPLKEGDILSIDFGVVYGGFYGDSAITIPVGRIDQEKSLLLQVTERSLELGIAAAVAGNRLSDISHAVQSYVEGEGFSVVREFVGHGIGRQLHEAPQIPNFGPPGQGPRLKAGMTLAIEPMINAGASGVKILDDGWTAVTIDGRPSAHFEHTVAITEEGPQILTAV, encoded by the coding sequence GTGATTGTCTTAAAGTCCCGCGCCGAGATTGAGCAGATGCGGGTGGCCGGCAGGATGGTTGCCGAAATCCTCCAGCTTCTTCGGGAGAAAGTGGCGCCGGGAGTCACCACCGGAGAACTTGACCGGCTGGCGGAATCTGAATGCAGAAAACGCAAGGCACAACCGGCTTTCAAGGGATACGGCGGATTCCCTTTTACGATTTGCGCTTCGCCGAACGAGCAGGTCGTCCATGGCTTTGCCGACGAAATGCCCCTGAAAGAGGGGGACATTCTGAGTATCGACTTCGGGGTGGTCTATGGAGGGTTTTACGGTGATTCCGCTATCACCATCCCTGTCGGCAGGATAGATCAGGAGAAAAGCCTGCTGCTGCAGGTGACCGAACGATCTCTGGAACTGGGCATTGCCGCCGCCGTCGCGGGCAACCGTCTCTCTGACATATCGCATGCGGTGCAATCCTATGTCGAGGGGGAAGGATTCAGTGTCGTGCGGGAATTCGTCGGACACGGCATCGGGCGCCAACTGCATGAAGCCCCCCAGATTCCAAACTTCGGTCCCCCCGGACAGGGTCCAAGGCTCAAGGCCGGAATGACGCTGGCCATCGAGCCGATGATCAATGCCGGTGCTTCCGGGGTAAAGATCCTTGACGACGGCTGGACGGCCGTTACTATCGATGGTAGGCCTTCGGCTCATTTCGAGCACACGGTGGCGATTACGGAAGAAGGGCCGCAGATTCTCACAGCGGTCTAA
- the rpmJ gene encoding 50S ribosomal protein L36, whose amino-acid sequence MKVRASVKTICDKCKVIKRKGIVRVICENPKHKQRQG is encoded by the coding sequence ATGAAAGTTCGCGCTTCGGTCAAGACCATCTGCGACAAATGCAAGGTTATCAAACGCAAGGGAATCGTCAGAGTCATCTGCGAGAATCCTAAACATAAGCAGAGACAGGGTTAA
- the rpsM gene encoding 30S ribosomal protein S13 — protein sequence MARIAGIDLPRNKRIEVALTYIYGLGRSASREILAKAGVDLDTRSDNLTEAEVAKIREILDREHKVEGDLRREISTNIKRLMDLGCYRGLRHRRGLPVRGQKTKTNARTRKGPRKTVAGKKK from the coding sequence TTGGCACGTATAGCTGGTATTGACTTACCGAGAAATAAACGGATCGAGGTGGCTCTCACCTATATTTACGGTCTCGGACGCTCCGCATCCCGGGAGATTCTTGCCAAGGCCGGGGTGGACCTTGATACCCGTTCAGATAATCTGACCGAGGCGGAAGTCGCCAAGATCCGTGAGATTCTTGACCGGGAACATAAAGTCGAGGGCGATCTGCGACGCGAGATTTCCACCAATATTAAACGACTCATGGATCTTGGCTGCTATCGTGGCCTGCGCCATCGCCGGGGTCTTCCCGTGCGGGGACAGAAAACAAAAACCAATGCCCGCACCCGAAAGGGTCCTCGTAAGACCGTGGCTGGCAAGAAGAAATAA
- the rpsK gene encoding 30S ribosomal protein S11, translating to MAKPGKKVVRKKVEKKNISAGVAHIQATFNNTIVTITDVVGNVISWATAGGQGFKGSRKSTPFAAQMAAEMAAKKAQEHGMRNVEVRVKGPGAGRESALRAISAAGLNITLIKDVTPIPHNGCRPPKRRRV from the coding sequence ATGGCTAAGCCAGGCAAGAAAGTAGTCAGAAAAAAGGTCGAAAAGAAGAACATCTCTGCCGGAGTGGCCCACATTCAGGCGACCTTCAACAACACCATAGTGACCATTACGGATGTCGTCGGCAATGTGATCTCCTGGGCCACCGCAGGCGGTCAAGGGTTCAAGGGCTCCCGTAAGAGCACCCCGTTCGCTGCCCAGATGGCTGCTGAAATGGCTGCCAAGAAGGCTCAGGAGCACGGCATGCGCAATGTCGAGGTCCGGGTCAAGGGCCCCGGTGCCGGGCGCGAATCCGCCCTGCGAGCCATCTCGGCAGCCGGCCTCAACATCACGCTGATCAAGGACGTTACGCCCATTCCCCATAATGGATGCCGTCCCCCCAAGCGCAGAAGAGTCTAA